The Ornithinimicrobium faecis region ATGAGCAGGCTGTTGCCGGTGCCGGTGGTGTCGTAGTAGTGCGCCTGGTCCTCATCAACGAGCCGGTAGTAACTCTTGTTGTCGATGCCGCGGAAGGCGATCGTCGGGCCCAGGTGGTTGCCCTCGGCTGTGTGGTTGTAGACCACGTCGAGGATGACCTCGATGCCGGCCAGGTGCAGGGCCTTGACCATGGTCTTGAACTCGGTGACCTGCTGCCCCTGGGTGCCGTGGGCGGCATACCCGTTGTGGGGTGCCAGGAACCCGATGGTGTTGTAGCCCCAGTAGTTGGTCAACCCCTGGTCGAGCAAGGTGCGCTCCTGGACGAACTGGTGGACCGGCAGCAACTCGACCGCGGTGACCCCGAGGCTGGTCAGGTGGTCGATGATCGCCGGGTGCCCCAGGGCGGCATAGGTGCCGCGGATCTCCTCCGGGATGCCTGGGTGCTGCATCGTCAGGCCCTTGACGTGCGTCTCGTAGATCACGCTGTCGTGGTATTCGTGGCGCGGCGGGCGGTCGTGCGCCCAGTCGAAGAACGGGTTGACCACGACCGAGAGCAGGTTGTGCCCGAGCGAGTCGTCCTCATTCAGCGAGTCGGGGTCGTCGAAGTCGTAGGAGAAGACCGGCTGCTCCCCGGAGACGTGACCGTCGAAGGCGCGGGCATACGGGTCGAGCAGCAATTTGGCCGGGTTGCAGCGGTGGCCGGCGTCGGGGTCGTGCGGGCCGTGGATGCGGAAGCCGTAGCGCTGGCCGGGCTCCACCTGCGGCAGATAGCCGTGCCAGACATAGGCGTCCACCTCGGTGAGCGGGACGCGGGTCTCGGCGCCCTCGTCGTCGATCAGGCAGAGGTCGACCCCGGTCGCGACCTCGGAGAAGATCGCGAAGTTGACGCCGGTGCCGTCGTAGGTGGCACCCAGCGGGTAGGGCTTGCCGGGCCAGATGTCCATCAAGGTCTTTCTGCAGGGGGAGGTGCGGGCAGACCACAGTGTCGGCCACGCCATTGTCCAGTATGCCGTGGGGCTGGCTCTCCCCGTCGCTCCAGAGTGACTCCCGGCGCGCCCCACCGAACCCGCACCCTGCCTCACAGACCCGGCGAAGCGGCATACCGTGGGGGAGTGACGGTGCGCCGCAGGGTCTGGAAGGTCCTTGCCCCCGTGCCCGGGGCGCTGCCCCTGGCGCGGCTGGTCGTCGAGATCTTCCGGCTCTGTTTCCGCTATCGCGTGACCGGCCTGTCCGCCGAGGCAGCCTTCTTCATGCTGCTGTGCCTGCCGCCGCTGCTGCTCGGACTCATCGCTGGGGTCGGCTTCTTCGGCAGCAACTTCGACGCCCAGGCCGTGGCCAACGTGACGGGCGCCATCGAGCGGCTCAGCGCACAGTTCCTGACCCCCGAGGTGGTCAGCGAGATCATCGTGCCGACCGTCGAGGACACGCTGGCCGGTGGGCGTGCGGACCTGCTGTCCATCGGCTTCCTGATCAGCTTGTGGTCCGGCTCCCGCGCGCTGCACGTCTTCATGGACGCGGTGCAGATCATGTATGCCCAGAGCGGGGAGCGCAGCATCGTGGGGTCGCGGGCGATGTCGCTGGGGCTGTATGTCGGCGGGATCCTGCTGGCCGGCATTCTGGTGCCCCTGGCGATCATCGGGCCGGGGCTGCTGCGGGAGTGGTTGCCGGACCAGCTGGATCCGTTGGTGAGCGCCTACTGGCTCGTGGTCGGTGGTCTGGCCCTCGTCGGGCTGACGGGGCTCTATCACTACGCCCCGAAGGAGAAGACCGCCTTCTATCGGGACTTCCCAGGAGCGGTCGTGGCGGCGGTCATCTGGGTGCTCAGCTCCCTGGGGTTGCGGGCCTGGGCGTCCGTCGCGGTCGGTGGCACGACGATCTTCGGTCCGCTGGCCGCCCCCATCGTCGTGCTGACGTGGTTCTTCCTGGTGGCTCTCGCGATCCTGATCGGTGCCGCCACCAATGCGTCCATCCGCAGGCTCTGGCCGACCG contains the following coding sequences:
- a CDS encoding YihY/virulence factor BrkB family protein yields the protein MRRRVWKVLAPVPGALPLARLVVEIFRLCFRYRVTGLSAEAAFFMLLCLPPLLLGLIAGVGFFGSNFDAQAVANVTGAIERLSAQFLTPEVVSEIIVPTVEDTLAGGRADLLSIGFLISLWSGSRALHVFMDAVQIMYAQSGERSIVGSRAMSLGLYVGGILLAGILVPLAIIGPGLLREWLPDQLDPLVSAYWLVVGGLALVGLTGLYHYAPKEKTAFYRDFPGAVVAAVIWVLSSLGLRAWASVAVGGTTIFGPLAAPIVVLTWFFLVALAILIGAATNASIRRLWPTDDYRGPIERAGEWWDQRSSEPAQPLSHIEDRDDPERLPRREGPKSHS